TTTTTCAACTAATTTAAATAACTGAATTTCACAAATTTCTTTTCCGCTAGGAACTTCTTTTTTAATGAATTTCTTTTGAATTTTACGTTCAATAGGTCTTAGTTTTCCAACTTCTCTTGCAGTAACCAAAACAATAGATGTTCCTTTGTTACCAGCTCTACCTGTACGTCCACTACGGTGTGTATAAGCTTCGTTTTGGTCTGGTAATTTGTGGTTAATTACGTGTGTTAAGTTGTTTACATCTAATCCACGAGCAGCAACATCAGTTGCAACCAACATCTGAACTGTTTTGTTACGGAATTTTTGCATTACGTTATCACGTTGTGCTTGTGATAAATCTCCGTGTAAAGAGTCAGCATTGTATCCGTCAGCAATTAATTTTTCTGATACTTCTTGACATTCACGTCTAGTTCTACAGAAAATAATACCATAAATATCAGGGTTTACATCCGCAATACGCTTAATAGCAGCATAACGGTTACGCTCTGTTACTACATAGTATTCATTACTAACATCATCAGAACCTGTGTTTTTAGTACCTGCAGAAATTTCTACTGGTTGATGCATGTAGTTACGTGCAATAGCTTCAACTTCTCTAGGGAAAGTTGCAGAGAACAATAATGTTTGTTTGGTTGATGGAGTAGATTCTAAAACAGCATCCAAATCATCTTTGAATCCCATGTTTAACATTTCATCAGCCTCATCTAAAACCAACCATTGTAAGTTTTCTAGTTTTAGTCTTCTTCTGTTAATTAAATCAACAGTTCTACCTGGAGTACCCACAACAATTTGTGCTCCTCTATTTAATTTTCTAGTTTGGTCTTCAATACTTGCTCCTCCGTATACAGTAACAACTTTTAAACCTTTAATGTTTTTAGAAAATTTTTCTATTTGATCACCAATTTGAACCGCTAATTCACGTGTAGGAGACAAAATAATTGCCTGTACATTGTTGCTGTTAACGTCTATTTGTTGAATAATAGGTAAACTAAAAGCTGCAGTTTTTCCTGTTCCAGTTTGT
Above is a genomic segment from Wenyingzhuangia fucanilytica containing:
- a CDS encoding DEAD/DEAH box helicase, giving the protein MSTFSELGLKEEILSALIEMGYETPSEIQEKSIPQVISSTDDLKAFAQTGTGKTAAFSLPIIQQIDVNSNNVQAIILSPTRELAVQIGDQIEKFSKNIKGLKVVTVYGGASIEDQTRKLNRGAQIVVGTPGRTVDLINRRRLKLENLQWLVLDEADEMLNMGFKDDLDAVLESTPSTKQTLLFSATFPREVEAIARNYMHQPVEISAGTKNTGSDDVSNEYYVVTERNRYAAIKRIADVNPDIYGIIFCRTRRECQEVSEKLIADGYNADSLHGDLSQAQRDNVMQKFRNKTVQMLVATDVAARGLDVNNLTHVINHKLPDQNEAYTHRSGRTGRAGNKGTSIVLVTAREVGKLRPIERKIQKKFIKKEVPSGKEICEIQLFKLVEKVKNTEINTKEISGYLDNIYEQFEGLSREELIQKFISVEFNAFLEYYSKANDINDNRPARESDDRGRRRDDENMSRFFINIGRKDNLTPPRLMGLINDQNITNNVEIGQIEILDTFSFFELDKNFEKETLDAFLANSPEFEGRGVNVEITKKRRSGGGGGRGGDRRPRRDGGNFRGGDRPRRDGGDFKGKRRESSGNRDNSNRGNSSGRVQNKSWGRKRD